One Ostrea edulis chromosome 2, xbOstEdul1.1, whole genome shotgun sequence genomic region harbors:
- the LOC130052027 gene encoding uncharacterized protein LOC130052027 yields the protein MRIELVGHSYEKGASIIAYRATQSHFRWRTPRRHTGTRRKTPTLWGTVKKPKRMNMLNVVEEGGCSASTRTSPPCVQLMYYFTTNEVLGDDERDGGGGVITTVH from the coding sequence ATGAGGATCGAACTCGTTGGTCACAGCTATGAGAAGGGAGCTAGCATTATAGCCTATAGGGCAACACAGTCTCACTTCCGGTGGAGAACACCCCGGAGACACACGGGAACACGAAGGAAGACACCAACGCTTTGGGGGACTGTCAAAAAGCCTAAGAGAATGAACATGTTGAACGTCGTTGAGGAGGGAGGATGTTCAGCCTCAACACGAACTAGTCCACCTTGTGTTCAGCTGATGTATTACTTCACAACAAATGAGGTCCTGGGGGATGATGAGAGAGACGGAGGAGGTGGTGTTATAACTACTG